In the genome of Streptomyces fagopyri, the window GCCGCTGCCGTCCTTCGGGGCGATGGTCACCACGGCCTGCGAGGCCTTGGTGTCCGCCTTCCCGGAGCCGCCGGCTCCCTTGCCCTTGCTCTCGCCGGAGCCGGATTCCGAGCTCCCTCCACCACCGCAGGCGGTCACGGCGAGCAGCAGCACACCCAGCAGCAGGGCCAGGACTCCCTTGCTCCCCCGGGTCCGCGCACCCACCGACGTCCCCGATATCGGTCGCCCGTTCACGTTCGTTCTCCCCTCGCACGGCCTGATCAGGCCCGCACCCCGGCGCGTCCCCGCGCGTATCGCGCAAATTAATCACACGGTCAGAAGCGATGGATCCCCGGGACTGTCACTGTTCAGTCCCAACTTCGGCCGTGTGGGGGCGGGCTGGGTTCCGGCCTGTCCCCCCGCCCGCTCGCGCCTCGCCCGATGCCCGTCCCCTCGCCCCCCGCCCGCTCGCGCCTCGCCCGGTGCCCGTCCGCCCGCGCCCCGGCGTCCGCCCGTCCGTACCCGGGCGTCCGCCCGCCGCGGTCACGTCGCCGCGCCGCCCGCCTTCCACTTCGTCCAGCCCATGTTCCATCCCCCGAGGCCGTTGTCGGGAGCGACCTTCTTGTCCTTGCTGTGGACGACCTCGACGACGTCGCCGATCAGACTGCGGTCGAAGAACCAGCCCGCGGGGGTGTCGGAGCCGCCGCCCTTCACGTCCCGCAGACCGACGCAGCCGTGGCTGACGTTCGTGGAGCCGAAGACGTCGCCCGACCAGTAGTTGCCGTGCAGGAAGGTCCCGGAGTCGGTGAGGCGCATCGCGTGCGGGACGTCGGGGATGTCGTACTCCCCGCCGAACCCGACCGTGCGGCTGTTCATCCGGGTCATCTCCAGCATCTCCATGACGACCATCTTCCCGTTGTAGGTCGTGGTCTCGGGGGAGCCGGCGGTGATCGGCACCGTGGTGAGGAGGTCGCCGTCGCGGCGGACCTCCATGGTGTGGTCGGCGGCGTCGACGAGCGAGACCTGGCTGCGGCCGACGGTGAAGGTGGTGGTCCTGGACTGGAGTCCGTAGACGCCCGGCGCTCCTTCCACGTCGCGCAGTCGCAGGTCGACCGTCACCTCGGTCCCCGGTTTCCAGTACTTCTCGGGCCGGAAGTCGAGACGGTCCTTGCCGAACCAGTGCGGGCGGATCTCGACCGCGGGGCTGGCCTCCACGTGGATCGCGCGCTCGACGGCGGCCCGGTCGCTGATCTCCCGGTTGAACTCCAGTGAGACGATCATTCCGGTGCCGACGGTGGAACGGTTCTCCGGCGTCGCGTAGCCGATGAACCGTTCCCCGGGGACGTACGTGGTGAACGTCGTGTGCCGCGCCGTACGCCTCCCGTGCCCGTCGAGGGCCACCACGTCCACGGCGTACCTGGCGCCCAGGGCGAGCCGGGGGCTGTCGGGCCGCCAGGTCAGGCCGTCGGCGGAGAGGTGTCCGGGCACCGCGGACTCCTGTGCGTCCTGGTCCTTGACGACCTGCACGGACTCCAGCCGGCCGTCCGCCACCCGTACCCGCAGCTCCTGCCGCGGTCGTACGTTCTTGCTGTTGTCGGCCGGGGACACCTGGATGACGTCCTCGGCGGCGGGGGGTTTGCCGAGCACCTCGTCCATGGTGCCCGAGGTGCACCCGGCGGCTCCGGCCAGCAGTCCGGCCCAGGTCAGTGCGGCGGCCAGCGCGGCCCCCGCGCGCCGGGGGCCCCATGTCGTATGCCTCACGCGAACCTCGTGTCCTTCCGGCCGGGGGCAGGGGATCGCCCTCTGGAAATGCGGTACAGGGGGCCCAACGACCGCGCACCTCCGGGGAAACGTGAGTGCGAGGCAAGCTCTGGGCAGAACAGTGGGGAGGACGACGCGAGGAGGAGCCGCGGCCGGGACGCCGTGCGCTCCTCTTCGGGCCGCCCACCGAGCCGCGGGAGGCTGAACGGTGTCGAGCGCAGCCGAGCAGGAGGCAGTGCAGGAGGGGCGCGCCCCGGACGGCGAAGCGCGGGAGGGACGCGCGACCGAGGGCGGTGTACGGGAACGGGACGCGCCCGGGAGCGGTGTGCGCGAGAAGCGTCTGCCCGACGGTGTGCTGCCCGCACCCCTGGCGAACGGGTCCCGGCGCCCGGCTCCCGCGGTGGCCGTGTGGCCCGGAGCGCCGACCCCGCTCGGGGCCCGCTTCCGGGTCGGTCCGGACGGCGTGGCGGGCACCAACTTCGCGCTCTGGGCGGGCGGGGCGGAGGCCGTCGACCTCTGCCTCTTCGACGAGCGGGACGGCGTGACCCACGAGACCCGGGTCCCGCTCACCGAGCTGACGCACGAGATCTGGCACGGCTTCGTCCCCGGCGTGCTGCCCGGCCGCCGCTACGGCTATCGCGTGCACGGCCGCTGGGACCCGTGGACCGGCGCCCGCTGGAACCCGGCGAAGCTGCTCCTCGACCCGTACGCCCGCGCCGTGGACGGCGACTTCAGCCTGCCGCCGGAGGTCTACGGACATGTCCGCGACTGGCCGCAGCAGCAGGTCGCGGACACCGTGCGGGACGACCGGGACTCGGCGCCGTACGTCCCCAAGGGCGTCGTCGTCCAGGACGACGACGACTGGTCGGACGACCACCGCCCGAAGACCCCGTGGGCGGACTCGGTCATCTACGAGCTGCATGTACGGGGTTTCACCCGCCTGCACCCGGGGATTCCCGAGGAGTTGCGCGGCACCTACGCCGGGCTGGCGCACCCCGCGGCGATCGAGCACCTGGTCACGCTCGGTGTCACGGCCGTGGAGCTGCTGCCGGTGCATCAGTTCGCGCACGAGGACCATCTGCTGCGCCGGGGTCTGAAGAACTACTGGGGCTACAACTCGATCGGCTACTTCGCCCCTCACGCGGGCTACGCCGCCGCGGGGACGACGGGCGGGCAGGTCGGCGAGTTCAAGCGGATGGTGCGGGCGCTGCACGCGGCGGGCATCGAGGTGATCCTCGACGTGGTCTACAACCACACGGCCGAGGCGGGTGAGCTGGGGCCGATGCTGTCGCTGCGCGGTATCGACAACCGGGGGTACTACCGGCTCCAGTCGGACGCCCGGCGGTACGCGGACTACACGGGGTGCGGGAACACGCTGCACGTGGTGCAGCCGCACGTACTGCGGCTGATCACGGACTCGCTGCGGTACTGGGTGACGGAGATGGGGGTGGACGGCTTCCGTTTCGATCTGGCGGCGGCGCTGGCCCGTTCCATGCACGACGTGGACATGCTGTCGCCGTTCCTGGCCGTCATCGCGCAGGATCCGGTGCTGCGGCGCGTGAAGCTCATCGCGGAGCCGTGGGACGTCGGGTCCGGCGGCTACCAGGTGGGGGCCTTCCCGCCGCTGTGGACGGAGTGGAACGACCGGTACCGCAACGCGGTGCGGGACTTCTGGCGGGGGGCGCTGCCGGACGTACGGGATCTGGGCTACCGGCTGTCGGGGTCGAGCGACCTGTACGCGTGGGGCGGACGGCGGCCGTACGCGTCCGTGAACTTCGTGACCGCGCACGACGGTTTCACCCTGCGGGACCTGGTCTCCTACGAGCGCAAGCACAACGAGGCCAACGGGGAGGGGAACCGGGACGGCACGGACGACAACCGGGCCTGGAACTGCGGGGTGGAGGGGGAGACGGACGAGGAGCGCGTCCGGGCCCTGCGGCGGCGGCAGTTGCGGAACCTGCTGACCACGCTGCTGCTGTCCACCGGGGTGCCGATGCTCGTCGCCGGGGACGAGTTCGGGCGGACGCAGCGCGGCAGCAACAACGCGTACTGCCAGGACAACGAGATCAGCTGGATCGACTGGAGTCTGCTGGAGGAACCGGGCTGGCGGGCCCTGTTCGATCTGACGGCACGGCTGATCGCGCTGCGGCACCGGCATCCGGTGTTGCGGCGGCGGGCGTTCTTCTCGGGCCGGG includes:
- a CDS encoding L,D-transpeptidase codes for the protein MRHTTWGPRRAGAALAAALTWAGLLAGAAGCTSGTMDEVLGKPPAAEDVIQVSPADNSKNVRPRQELRVRVADGRLESVQVVKDQDAQESAVPGHLSADGLTWRPDSPRLALGARYAVDVVALDGHGRRTARHTTFTTYVPGERFIGYATPENRSTVGTGMIVSLEFNREISDRAAVERAIHVEASPAVEIRPHWFGKDRLDFRPEKYWKPGTEVTVDLRLRDVEGAPGVYGLQSRTTTFTVGRSQVSLVDAADHTMEVRRDGDLLTTVPITAGSPETTTYNGKMVVMEMLEMTRMNSRTVGFGGEYDIPDVPHAMRLTDSGTFLHGNYWSGDVFGSTNVSHGCVGLRDVKGGGSDTPAGWFFDRSLIGDVVEVVHSKDKKVAPDNGLGGWNMGWTKWKAGGAAT
- the glgX gene encoding glycogen debranching protein GlgX, which translates into the protein MSSAAEQEAVQEGRAPDGEAREGRATEGGVRERDAPGSGVREKRLPDGVLPAPLANGSRRPAPAVAVWPGAPTPLGARFRVGPDGVAGTNFALWAGGAEAVDLCLFDERDGVTHETRVPLTELTHEIWHGFVPGVLPGRRYGYRVHGRWDPWTGARWNPAKLLLDPYARAVDGDFSLPPEVYGHVRDWPQQQVADTVRDDRDSAPYVPKGVVVQDDDDWSDDHRPKTPWADSVIYELHVRGFTRLHPGIPEELRGTYAGLAHPAAIEHLVTLGVTAVELLPVHQFAHEDHLLRRGLKNYWGYNSIGYFAPHAGYAAAGTTGGQVGEFKRMVRALHAAGIEVILDVVYNHTAEAGELGPMLSLRGIDNRGYYRLQSDARRYADYTGCGNTLHVVQPHVLRLITDSLRYWVTEMGVDGFRFDLAAALARSMHDVDMLSPFLAVIAQDPVLRRVKLIAEPWDVGSGGYQVGAFPPLWTEWNDRYRNAVRDFWRGALPDVRDLGYRLSGSSDLYAWGGRRPYASVNFVTAHDGFTLRDLVSYERKHNEANGEGNRDGTDDNRAWNCGVEGETDEERVRALRRRQLRNLLTTLLLSTGVPMLVAGDEFGRTQRGSNNAYCQDNEISWIDWSLLEEPGWRALFDLTARLIALRHRHPVLRRRAFFSGRAHSVDGLRDLAWFTARGAEMTERDWYAPAGTLGMYLSGRDIPGRDARGAPVVDDSFLAVLHAGDRPTGFVLPGPPWARRYEVVVDTSAEEQGASPGVVHRAGATITVPARAVLLLRVVS